The DNA region atcgatcattttcatttgttcattatcatcgataataaaatgttgatgatcgatcaatttgaatataatgatgatttggataaaagattgatgaaaataaaataaatttttttttgccatttctctctgtgtatgcgttcattgtcattgtgaTGAGAAGAAAATcctggaaataaaaaaaaaatctcattgaTCGATTACAAGTGTggccatgtgtgtgtgtgtgtcggtgTTGGctaatgatttatttgatacatgatgatcaatttagTTTAATATCAAATTTcgtaatcaaacaaaacaaggaTAGATAGATGACAAATCATTGTAATTTGGAtgggtcatcatcatcatcatttttttctgatcaattttttttgtggattgtccaatataaatattgttgatgttttctttttttctattgcaAAATAtctatatacaaaaaaaaatcacatgtgatatatatgaaattattattgctcagatttaaaaaatttgatcatcgatttttttttgttttgttttttgttttttgttgtttttttcttgcctctatcatcattatcaatgatgatgatttgtttacTTTTTCACCATCCAATATCacgaattttcatcatgatcatagaatttttttttttgtgtgtcatttttttcacccatttttttatattatttcaaattgcAAATCTTTTTCTAACCACCGCCATTTATTGTtactgtttgtttgtttgtttttttttcttcattgttgaaatttttgccTGTATTACCACATCATTTTGGATGCAaagatatataataatatatatataaattattcatcatcatcaacttgatgatttgatcatcatcattataaatatcGGTTGTGTATGTTGATATCATTTatacaaattatcattatcaacaacaacaacaacatgtcGACATtacgaaaaaatttctgtcaAATTTTCAGTGAAAAATTGCCATTATTACCAATTACAAATGAATATCGAAGATATCGATTAATGTCACAAGCTGGCCAAGATTTACAATATGTTCTCGATCAAATGGACAATCAATTATCTGATCGTATTATGTATTGTCCTACAAAGGATCTGTTATTTGATAAATATCAACATGCAATATATGAATTATTCAATGCTGAGATTAATATTTATtgtaaaatcaataaattaataCATATCTATCAACGACCAATGCTTATGTGTCGTATAATTTCACCAGAAGAATCTGTCATTATTTTCTCTGACCTACAACGATTAGctgaaattcattcgaatctgATTAAAAATCTTGCAATGCTTCAAACAAACGGTTTGTTTGAATGTCCAGTGAATGCTATGTTTGAATTCACtaaatcattatattattatcaaatctATTGTTCAAATCTAATTCAATcgagaaaaattttacataaaaaaatgcaacaaaaacaatttgtcaattttttacAATCAGAAAGAATACAAAAATATGGTGAAAAATTGGATTTAGCATCACATCTAGATCAACCAAGACgacatttgatgaaatatcCATTAATATTGGCCGAAATTCGTCGCCGAACTGTTGATCAACaggaaattgatcaattgaataaattaagTGAACATATAACCACATTTATTAGtcaaattgatgaacaaattgatgagaataaatttcatgatctaatcaacaaattttccatacgaacaaaacattcaatgaatattaaaaacaaaatactgTCCACTTGTACAcgattaatattattatcatcggtTTATTGTTGGCCAAAAAAGTGGCCAAAAAATTGTCTTATTCTTTTGGATCGTTTACTTATATTGGCACGTTGTTCAGCATTGGGTAATAAATTTCGTATTCGTTCAATAATCGAAATTGGCAATGATCTACATTATCATCGTAAATccaaaaatcataaaaattttaataataattcaaccacaaaacaacattcaaaatGGTTACGTTTAtattcaacaaatgaatcaatcaattttgatataaccattaaattcaaacaacaagatGATCGTATCGTTTGGTTACGATATTTGGCCactttattcaatttgattgctagatgatttgaattgatttttgtaatccaaaaaaaaaaaaaaaataaaaaataaaaaataaaaaattaaagacgacattcattcataacaaTCTTATTGACATTTTTCATGATTGGTGTGCTAGGACGAGCCCAAAGCCAATATTGTCCACTACCGCCACTAGTTGATGGATTagttttttctattgataATGGTTCggataattttctttgaaatttttcactcTTAAATATCATTTGACGTTGAATTTCcaatgttggtggtggtggtggttgtgttgattgtgatgacatttgaaacaaacaattttcattgatcgatgatgaaatatttgatgatgattgatcaataatcatgccattattatcgaaaGCTAAATCATATTTAGATATGGATTTaataccatcaccatcatcatcatcatcattattgttatagctgttttttctctttttcatttcaaatcaaaaaaaaaaaaaaaaaaacacatgatAAAATctatcaacaatcaaataatcaaatatacTGACCATTAAAATACATATAGCAATTATAGCgattaataatattatttcaatctgtaacaataataaccataTCCAAATTGTAAACCATTGTCCAGCAGTattaataatgttgttgttattgttattattattagtcaAATTGACACGTGTacgattcattgatttcattgttgtttcagTAATATTTTCTCCATTATATGGAACAATGGTTATTTCATCGACATTTGACTTGCTGGTTgaattaatgattgaatcaacagTTGTTGAGATTATTTGGTCCACATTTAATGTGTCGGTTATATTCTCGTATATGGccaaaatgattgatgatttcatattttttatgattgttTCGACTATTTTCTATGAtttaaatgaacaaacaattgatcatcgatatctgtaatcatcatcatatatataatcaatttaattacCTCAATTTCTgtaattgtttgattattcagGCAACAATTATCTATTTGACCGTTTGTATTTAGACGATtaattttgtcattatttaatttttgttggccatcatcgtcaacagTTGGtcgaaaattatcaacaatttgttcgtcaattttgttcatattagtcattgttgtcattgattCGGATTGTTCATCTGATTGAATTGTCGATGTtattaatgttgatgttattACATTCTGATTCATTGTTATCGATTCTTGACCATCATGAATATCGATCATATCGATTGTCGTAATTATTGGCCATTGTTCATCATACGAACAGGttaaaacaaataatgatgatgtccagaatatgaaaattatcaccgtaatatccattattattgaataatagGTTTCAATGTTTTATCGGAGAAAAATTAATCTAAAGTGTAAACAccaaacattattattataaatataaaataccAACCTATATATTTTCGACAATTcgaacgaaaataaaatgaaaaaactcCCCATTCTAATGAGtgtttcttttcaaaaattttttttctgtttctttcGTTTGCATATTTTgttaaaatgaacaaatgatgatatacaaTAATAAACTATTCAATAGCACTAAAAGtcgaaataaataaattactTGTATTTCGATTTCGATGACAAAAAACTGCTGTCAATAATTTGTTGTCATGACAGATAAAAGATGGCACCACAACCGCTTATTTTAGCTATTTTTTATCGAATTCTATCATCGtttcaacaaaaaccatGTTGATACATTtagaataattgaaaaaatttactttaTTTTACTTTGATgttcatgatgaaaaagttttcaaatgatttgaaaaatccgtcataaattcttttagaatttgatcattgttcaatataaaacattgaaaatcagATCCACGAAACAATTTTATCATATCTTGTTTTACCGTTTCCATACagatttgtttcaattcatctaaacaaacattttgttcattcaaatcTGATGTGGTCATCATACAGTATTGGCTATAAAAATGGCATACATTTTCACCGCTTATATGACATTGTATCTGTTGAATAACTTTGGATCgaatatttgaatcattaaatAAGTTGGCCAAATGATATAATTGTATCAGCTGCTTATCGGTCATATGAATCCAAGGAAATCGTCCATGATATATgtgataaatgaataattcgaatatttcattattaaaaaacCATTGATTATTGACAGGTAATTCAATACAATCCATTTTAAATAACTTTGATCGGAtagaatcgattgattcatctgaagaaaaatttgccatttgtattatatttttaaataatcTTGAACGTTCTATATTAGCAAATGATTGATAGATATTTCCATGAACAAATATGACAAGTTTATGACATTTTATATTGATTTCTACTTTTTCTTCAGTTTTTGCATCTTGATCatttataaaacaaaatttcaaatcaaatgtttcTTCACGTtttcgataaattttttccaataaatcaaatctttCCATTTCGGGAATAGATAGAAATGTTTTTATACAAAAATCTTTTACCGATGATAATTCTAATCGCAATGCTTGACTAAATAATGAACAGATTTGTTCCATACAATCGGAACATTTTTCCACAATATAATTTAGACAACAATCCATAAGTAATTTATCTTCCATTAATTCAGCTATACGTAgtaattcaattaaatctTGTTTggcaataatgaaaaatttttgtgaaCTATATTGAAACATTAGATAAGCATACATGGCACGTTCATTGACTAAATCTTTATCCAATAGAAGTAAATAATATCGTTTTCGTTGTCTATTCAAtggttgaataaattttgtcATTAAAACACCATCGGCTGAACAAACATCGGCACTCAATGATTGTGGTTGACCACCATCCAAATCGTTCGATTCTTCAGGCGGTGGTGTCAATGGTGATTGATTTTCGGCAACAATTATCCATGATTTTGGTaatcgttgaaaaaaattactaaATCTTTCCAATATTAATTGTTGAACGAATATTATTCGTTGACAATCGAATAGTTGACATGGTGAACCAAATCCGATGGCAATATCACATTCATTTGGATTGTTTAATGTTTCCAATAATTTGTTATTCGTAACATTGATATCATTATTGGCTTGAATAAGAATAcgtttgaatggaaaattaatCTGATATTTTCCATGCAACAATTTACGATCATCAGTATTTCTAGATATATCAAAATTGGCCAAAATCTGATTCATTGTTTGATGTATCGGTGATAAAATTCCCAATGAACATAATGATATCTTATgtatgaaattatttttatcatccgAATGGTTTGATGCCGTAGGTTTCATTGGTCCCCacacaaaaaatttaccacCATTTAACATGGATTTAGCAATAGAAATATCCGATTTAGACCATGCTCCAATCTGTCCAATAGGTTCATCAAGTGGTACTAATACCGGTTTcgtaaaatttattgaatctGATGTTATATTTACACCACATTGACCTTGTTGATTGTTACCCATGGCCCAAACTTTTCCATCATATGTTAACATTAATGTATGATTCTGACCACATCGAACCGattgaattaaaatatttgtattcaattttgtCGGTGACAAtacatttgttttcaaatcatcatgacCACATTGACCAGTTTGATTCCAGCCccaaacaaataattcacctaaatcatcataatcgattatgataattgatttttattatttatgattaaaaaatcaattcaacacTAAAAACAAACCTTTAAGATTTACAGCAGCTGAATGCCAACCACCACAAgcaatatcaacaaaatccACTCCACCAAatgattgtgtttgtgtaaaaTCTGTCAATTGAATAGGTtttaattgatgaaatgttGTACCATTTCCAACAGAACCGGTTAAATTTGAACCAAACGAATAAAGATGATTGGTAACcgttaataataaagaatgaTGTAGACCACATGCAAGATCTACAATTGGATCCTTAATagaattgatcaatgatggttTACCAATATGTGAATTTGAACGCGATAAGCCCAATTGACCAAATCGATTATCACCCCATGAATAGCATCTACCATTATTTGTTAATGCTAATACAAAAAGCTGACCCGAACAAAGTTTAATCAAATGTTGACTAGATAATTCACGAATCAAGGTAGGTTTTTTTGCTTGTATAAACGGTGATTGATTAATACCCAAACAGCCTGATGCATTGTGGCCATAAGCATagcatttattatcatttgttgtccAAATTACGCTCAAAAAATTTGCTTTAGGTGAATCACGATTATAAATCTTGGTCATCAATTGGATATTGGCTGGATCAAAATGTAATCGTTGAGATACATAACCAAACTTTgtatattcattttgttgttcattactGGACATTTTATCCATCacaaaaatatcattgaaccaaaaaaaaaaaaaaatgttgccaagttgaatttttcgaaaaacAATGCCGATTTTGATAGAAcaaaaagaagagaaaaaaatactcaTCACTATgttgatttcatcaaatttaaacattcatcatcattcatcattgtcatggTTGATGTGAGTATTGATCATCAGTACAAATATTTCTTAGCTTTTTTTCAGTATTTAAACAATGACATTTTATGCTtttgtcatttcattctcatccacattttttatttttatcttttgttTGAAGCAACTCTGATtggcaatcatcatttgattttatttcattgacCATATTTGAAAATCGTCCTTAATCTTCAAAGATGGCAACTTCTagcgaacaacaacagcatacTAATCCGTCATCTGAAATAATTATCGATAAAGATCCATCAATGGATACAGTTTTGACATTACCAGCCAACAATGAATCACCAACAATCAATTCTGACACTTGTAATGAAGTTTTTGGTTCATGTAATTTGGCAATTCAAGTCGAACAGGTGAGTTAATCGTTTTTTACATACGTACAAGTTTCatgtaaatttttctattagGTTCGCCTTAGCTATCGCAAAGGTACAAAGCTAACACCAGTGCTCAATGATCTTAATATGATTGTGCCAATTGGTTCAATATTTGGCCTTCTTGGACCGTCTGGTTGTGGTAAAACATCATTGATTCGTTGTATTCTCAACTGTTTGAAACCTGATTCAGGATCGATTCGTGTGTTTGGCAAGAAACCTGGttcaaaagaatcaaatattCCAGGAATGGATGTTGGTTATATGCCTCAAGATATCACTCTTTTTGATGATCTGTCCATTCGTGAAACATTGGAATATTTTGCAACACTTTATCAAATGCCAGCATTTATGACAACAAAacgaattgattttttgatcgAATTTCTTGATTTGCCTGAAAGTTCACGACGTGTAAGTGCACTTAGTGGTGGCCAACAACGACGTGTTTCGCTTGCCACAGCTCTTATTCATCGGCCACCTCTGTTGATTTTGGACGAACCTACAGTTGGCGTTGATCCATTACTTCGTCAATCAATCTGGCAGCATCTAACTGAATTATCTCAAAGTGAACGACTTACAGTATTGATCACTACCCATTATATTGAAGAAGCTCGTGGTGCCAATCAAGTTGCTCTGATGAGAAATGGACAAATATtggttcaacaacaaccaaatatTCTTCTACAACAATATCATTTGGAAACATTAGAAGATGTGTTCCTTAAACTTTGTAATGATCGTCACCTTTCCATGGATGATAGtgaaatcgatgataatggtgaaacAACATCTACTAGCCACGAAGATGATCCGAATTGGAATGATTCATGTTCAAATGGTAATGcaattgattcgaatgacAATTCAAGCGGTATCAGTTCATTAGCTAAAAGTAAACAAATGGCTAAAagcaatgatgaattgttcGATGGTTATGAATCAAAACGATCAATGTATAGCTATTGGCGTAAAAACGTATCGATCAAAAATCAAGCATTCTatgtgaaacaaacaatggcTATTATTCGTAAGAATACCATTTCATTACTACGTTCACCAGGAAATCTTTTATTCCAATTTTTATTGCCAACCATCATTGTTATATTGTTTTGTGCTTGTATTGGCCGtaatatcaacaatattcCGGTTGCCGTTTATAATGGTGATTGGCAATCAAAAGTAACTGTTGATATTCTACGTGAATTGGATCCCGTATCAATAAATCAGATACATTGTCGAACAGCTGAACAAGCACTACAAGCCGTTCGTGATGGTCATGCCTCATCAGCAATTActatttatgaaaattttactgAATCACTACATGATCGACTTTTGCTCATGGGCAACGTTGATGAAGAAACATTGAATCGTTCGACTATTCAAATCTTTCCTGACATGTCCAGTAAGTGATTACATTATGCTATAATCggtttcatttattctaaattttcatttttcattcatagatCAAATAATCGCATTAACTGTTTATGAAAAAGTAATTGATACATTTCAAATGGTTGCACGTAAATATCTACATCAAATGGGTAGCTCACCggcattgattgaatttcccat from Dermatophagoides farinae isolate YC_2012a chromosome 5, ASM2471394v1, whole genome shotgun sequence includes:
- the LOC124498706 gene encoding uncharacterized protein LOC124498706; this translates as MLISFIQIIIINNNNNMSTLRKNFCQIFSEKLPLLPITNEYRRYRLMSQAGQDLQYVLDQMDNQLSDRIMYCPTKDLLFDKYQHAIYELFNAEINIYCKINKLIHIYQRPMLMCRIISPEESVIIFSDLQRLAEIHSNLIKNLAMLQTNGLFECPVNAMFEFTKSLYYYQIYCSNLIQSRKILHKKMQQKQFVNFLQSERIQKYGEKLDLASHLDQPRRHLMKYPLILAEIRRRTVDQQEIDQLNKLSEHITTFISQIDEQIDENKFHDLINKFSIRTKHSMNIKNKILSTCTRLILLSSVYCWPKKWPKNCLILLDRLLILARCSALGNKFRIRSIIEIGNDLHYHRKSKNHKNFNNNSTTKQHSKWLRLYSTNESINFDITIKFKQQDDRIVWLRYLATLFNLIAR
- the LOC124498707 gene encoding uncharacterized protein LOC124498707 isoform X1, with product MDITVIIFIFWTSSLFVLTCSYDEQWPIITTIDMIDIHDGQESITMNQNVITSTLITSTIQSDEQSESMTTMTNMNKIDEQIVDNFRPTVDDDGQQKLNNDKINRLNTNGQIDNCCLNNQTITEIEKIVETIIKNMKSSIILAIYENITDTLNVDQIISTTVDSIINSTSKSNVDEITIVPYNGENITETTMKSMNRTRVNLTNNNNNNNNIINTAGQWFTIWIWLLLLQIEIILLIAIIAICILMRKNSYNNNDDDDDGDGIKSISKYDLAFDNNGMIIDQSSSNISSSINENCLFQMSSQSTQPPPPPTLEIQRQMIFKSEKFQRKLSEPLSIEKTNPSTSGGSGQYWLWARPSTPIMKNVNKIVMNECRL
- the LOC124498705 gene encoding ABC transporter G family member 20, producing MATSSEQQQHTNPSSEIIIDKDPSMDTVLTLPANNESPTINSDTCNEVFGSCNLAIQVEQVRLSYRKGTKLTPVLNDLNMIVPIGSIFGLLGPSGCGKTSLIRCILNCLKPDSGSIRVFGKKPGSKESNIPGMDVGYMPQDITLFDDLSIRETLEYFATLYQMPAFMTTKRIDFLIEFLDLPESSRRVSALSGGQQRRVSLATALIHRPPLLILDEPTVGVDPLLRQSIWQHLTELSQSERLTVLITTHYIEEARGANQVALMRNGQILVQQQPNILLQQYHLETLEDVFLKLCNDRHLSMDDSEIDDNGETTSTSHEDDPNWNDSCSNGNAIDSNDNSSGISSLAKSKQMAKSNDELFDGYESKRSMYSYWRKNVSIKNQAFYVKQTMAIIRKNTISLLRSPGNLLFQFLLPTIIVILFCACIGRNINNIPVAVYNGDWQSKVTVDILRELDPVSINQIHCRTAEQALQAVRDGHASSAITIYENFTESLHDRLLLMGNVDEETLNRSTIQIFPDMSNQIIALTVYEKVIDTFQMVARKYLHQMGSSPALIEFPINFSTPIYGSHQSTFTEFMAPGVILSIAFLAAIPLTAMVLVVERKRGLIERTTVAGVTNFQFILSHLITQFFVLLVQVVLLMICVFPIYKIPYHGEFLFIFLLTLMQSFCGMSFGLFVSSVAADELTATMLALGSFYPNLLLSGTVWPIKAMDDYMRYFSYLLPQTIPIESMRYMISRGWGPDRFEVQLGFIVTTTWIILFTLAASFLFKFRRI
- the LOC124498704 gene encoding uncharacterized protein LOC124498704; translation: MDKMSSNEQQNEYTKFGYVSQRLHFDPANIQLMTKIYNRDSPKANFLSVIWTTNDNKCYAYGHNASGCLGINQSPFIQAKKPTLIRELSSQHLIKLCSGQLFVLALTNNGRCYSWGDNRFGQLGLSRSNSHIGKPSLINSIKDPIVDLACGLHHSLLLTVTNHLYSFGSNLTGSVGNGTTFHQLKPIQLTDFTQTQSFGGVDFVDIACGGWHSAAVNLKGELFVWGWNQTGQCGHDDLKTNVLSPTKLNTNILIQSVRCGQNHTLMLTYDGKVWAMGNNQQGQCGVNITSDSINFTKPVLVPLDEPIGQIGAWSKSDISIAKSMLNGGKFFVWGPMKPTASNHSDDKNNFIHKISLCSLGILSPIHQTMNQILANFDISRNTDDRKLLHGKYQINFPFKRILIQANNDINVTNNKLLETLNNPNECDIAIGFGSPCQLFDCQRIIFVQQLILERFSNFFQRLPKSWIIVAENQSPLTPPPEESNDLDGGQPQSLSADVCSADGVLMTKFIQPLNRQRKRYYLLLLDKDLVNERAMYAYLMFQYSSQKFFIIAKQDLIELLRIAELMEDKLLMDCCLNYIVEKCSDCMEQICSLFSQALRLELSSVKDFCIKTFLSIPEMERFDLLEKIYRKREETFDLKFCFINDQDAKTEEKVEINIKCHKLVIFVHGNIYQSFANIERSRLFKNIIQMANFSSDESIDSIRSKLFKMDCIELPVNNQWFFNNEIFELFIYHIYHGRFPWIHMTDKQLIQLYHLANLFNDSNIRSKVIQQIQCHISGENVCHFYSQYCMMTTSDLNEQNVCLDELKQICMETVKQDMIKLFRGSDFQCFILNNDQILKEFMTDFSNHLKTFSS
- the LOC124498707 gene encoding uncharacterized protein LOC124498707 isoform X2 → MTTMTNMNKIDEQIVDNFRPTVDDDGQQKLNNDKINRLNTNGQIDNCCLNNQTITEIEKIVETIIKNMKSSIILAIYENITDTLNVDQIISTTVDSIINSTSKSNVDEITIVPYNGENITETTMKSMNRTRVNLTNNNNNNNNIINTAGQWFTIWIWLLLLQIEIILLIAIIAICILMRKNSYNNNDDDDDGDGIKSISKYDLAFDNNGMIIDQSSSNISSSINENCLFQMSSQSTQPPPPPTLEIQRQMIFKSEKFQRKLSEPLSIEKTNPSTSGGSGQYWLWARPSTPIMKNVNKIVMNECRL